From the Amblyraja radiata isolate CabotCenter1 chromosome 12, sAmbRad1.1.pri, whole genome shotgun sequence genome, one window contains:
- the LOC116979342 gene encoding interferon-inducible GTPase 5-like: MASSSESEYFSQHEIYQLKVSYEQGGLSMFATLIMKKLNDIENVKLNIAVTGEAGAGKSTFINAMRGLRGCDEGAAEIGNIETTMERTPYKHSTFPNACFWDLPGVGTTKFPMKDYLSRMGLTTYDFFIIISHKRFTENDAKVAKEIQNLGKKFYFVRSQIDNDFSSLEMQGIDFDRMRKLEEMKQNISCGLTEVGISNPIIFLISCLPPANSNLDEFKQTLLDNLNGIKKDVLLMSLQSTTVKIVEQKRAQLKKRIWMLATVSVVLGAVPVPGLFVAVDLGILVAAIIDFRKSLGLDDASLQRLANVAKKPVEFLKAEVRSPLMGEINEEFVKQMLWRSSIVAVSMVEMALDMIPVIGSIFGSVSSFKMTYKLLTDVLDELVDNAQRVVKVAFATDPSHPQ; encoded by the coding sequence ATGGCTTCATCTTCAGAATCTGAATACTTCAGTCAGCACGAAATCTATCAACTGAAAGTTAGTTATGAGCAGGGTGGGCTGAGCATGTTTGCGACACTGATCATGAAGAAATTGAACGATATAGAAAATGTAAAGCTTAACATCGCTGTGACAGGGGAAGCAGGTGCAGGGAAATCCACCTTCATCAACGCCATGAGGGGGCTGCGGGGCTGCGATGAGGGTGCAGCTGAAATCGGGAACATTGAAACCACAATGGAGCGAACTCCATACAAACATTCCACCTTCCCTAATGCTTGCTTCTGGGACCTGCCGGGAGTTGGAACAACAAAGTTTCCAATGAAGGATTACCTGAGCAGAATGGGACTTACTACATACGATTTTTTCATAATAATCTCACACAAACGATTCACCGAAAACGATGCAAAGGTCGCCAAGGAGATTCAAAACTTGGGGAAGAAGTTCTACTTTGTACGAAGTCAAATTGACAATGATTTCAGTTCTTTAGAAATGCAAGGTATAGATTTTGACAGAATGAGGAAACTTGAAGAGATGAAACAAAACATAAGTTGCGGTTTGACGGAAGTAGGGATTTCAAACCCCATTATTTTCCTGATATCATGCCTTCCCCCAGCAAACAGTAATTTAGATGAGTTTAAGCAAACGCTTCTAGATAATCTCAATGGAATAAAGAAAGATGTTCTATTGATGTCACTTCAAAGCACAACAGTGAAGATTGTGGAGCAGAAACGAGCCCAGTTGAAGAAACGTATCTGGATGTTGGCAACAGTCTCAGTAGTTTTGGGAGCGGTGCCTGTTCCCGGATTGTTTGTCGCCGTTGACCTCGGGATACTAGTCGCTGCAATAATAGATTTCCGCAAAAGTCTCGGCCTGGATGATGCCTCCCTTCAGAGACTGGCCAATGTTGCAAAGAAACCTGTGGAATTTCTGAAAGCAGAAGTAAGAAGCCCACTGATGGGTGAAATAAATGAGGAGTTTGTGAAACAAATGTTGTGGCGTTCCAGTATTGTTGCTGTTTCAATGGTGGAAATGGCCCTTGACATGATACCAGTCATTGGCTCCATCTTCGGTTCAGTATCATCATTTAAAATGACTTACAAATTGCTGACCGACGTACTGGATGAACTTGTGGACAatgcccagagagtggtgaaagttGCATTTGCCACTGATCCTAGTCATCCACAATAA